In Drosophila nasuta strain 15112-1781.00 chromosome 2R, ASM2355853v1, whole genome shotgun sequence, a single genomic region encodes these proteins:
- the LOC132786569 gene encoding CLIP domain-containing serine protease B8 encodes MYLYPNNGALWATSALLALGFATCTLQSVDPLVPPPDCDIPNETKRGICVQVNECAAYLQVRNVTNLSSERVNFLKKVQCDSTEAEKSDADYKPLVCCPANGQDYLYPVIQFSKFEYRRFLDVTARFKRKKLKRRIQTVEPSTGFNLLNECGKQVTNRIYGGEIAELDEYPWLALLVYHSNDYGCSGALIDDRHILTAAHCVQGEGVRERRGLKHVRLGEFNVKTEPDCIEEPNYLSCADAALDIAFEHIHVHPEYKEYSNYKYNDIAIIRLKHPVSFTHFIMPICLPNKSAQTPLVEGQMFSVSGWGRTDLFNNYFINTHSPIKLKLRIPYVSNENCSKILDLYGVRLGPKQLCAGGEKSKDTCAGDSGGPLMYFDRPHSRWVAYGIVSYGFTQCGSGPGVYTSVLSYMSWIESIIKAQS; translated from the exons ATGTACCTGTACCCCAACAACGGCGCATTGTGGGCGACCAGCGCATTGCTCGCCCTTGGCTTTGCCACCTGCACGCTGCAGTCCGTTGATCCACTCGTCCCGCCCCCCGACTGCGATATAcccaacgaaacgaaacgcgGCATCTGTGTGCAGGTGAACGAATGTGCCGCCTATTTACAGGTGCGCAATGTGACCAATTTGAGCTCGGAACGCGTAAATTTTCTAAAGAAGGTTCAGTGCGACAGTACAGAGGCAGAAAAAAGTGATGCCGATTACAAGCCACTTGTTTGCTGTCCAGCCAATGGCCAGGACTATCTCTATCCGGTCATACAGTTCTCCAAGTTTGAGTATCGTCGCTTTTTGGATGTAACGGCGCGTTTCAAGCGCAAAAAGCTCAAGCGTCGCATACAAACGGTGGAGCCGAGCACGGGCTTCAATTTGTTGAACGAATGCGGCAAGCAGGTGACAAATCGCATCTATGGCGGTGAAATTGCCGAGCTGGACGAATATCCCTGGCTGGCACTGTTGGTCTATCATTCAA ATGACTATGGCTGCAGTGGAGCTCTGATCGATGATCGTCATATACTAACAGCCGCCCACTGTGTGCAGGGCGAAGGCGTGCGAGAGCGACGTGGACT CAAACACGTGCGTCTGGGTGAATTTAATGTGAAGACGGAGCCAGACTGCATAGAGGAGCCGAACTATTTGAGTTGTGCGGATGCCGCACTGGATATTGCCTTTGAGCACATTCATGTGCATCCGGAGTACAAGGAGTACTCGAACTACAAGTACAATGATATTGCCATTATACGACTGAAGCATCCGGTTTCATTCACGCACTTCATTATGCCCATTTGCCTGCCAAACAAAAGCGCACAGACGCCGCTCGTCGAGGGCCAAATGTTCTCGGTCTCCGGCTGGGGACGCACCGATCTCT TcaataattactttattaaCACGCACAGTCCCATCAAACTGAAGCTGCGTATTCCCTACGTCTCCAACGAGAACTGCAGCAAGATTCTCGATTTATATGGCGTTCGCTTGGGACCGAAGCAACTCTGCGCCGGAGGTGAAAAGTCAAAGGACACGTGTGCTGGCGATAGTGGAGGTCCTTTGATGTACTTTGATCGTCCACACTCTCGCTGGGTGGCCTATGGCATCGTTAGCTACGGGTTCACACAATGCGGCTCTGGACCCGGAGTTTATACGTCCGTCTTGAGCTACATGAGCTGGATCGAGAGCATCATAAAGGCGCAGAGTTaa